A stretch of Bacillus pseudomycoides DNA encodes these proteins:
- the rplK gene encoding 50S ribosomal protein L11: protein MAKKVIKMVKLQIPAGKANPAPPVGPALGQAGVNIMGFCKEFNARTADQAGLIIPVEITVFEDRSFTFITKTPPAAVLLKKVAGIESGSGEPNRNKVATVKRDKVREIAETKMPDLNAASVEAAMRMVEGTARSMGIVIED from the coding sequence GTGGCTAAAAAGGTAATTAAAATGGTAAAACTTCAAATTCCTGCAGGTAAAGCTAACCCAGCTCCACCAGTTGGTCCAGCATTAGGACAAGCGGGTGTTAACATCATGGGCTTCTGTAAAGAGTTCAACGCTCGTACAGCAGATCAAGCTGGTCTTATCATTCCTGTTGAAATTACGGTATTCGAAGACCGTTCATTCACTTTCATTACTAAAACTCCTCCTGCTGCTGTTCTTCTTAAGAAAGTAGCTGGTATCGAGTCTGGTTCTGGTGAACCAAACCGTAATAAAGTGGCAACTGTTAAGCGTGATAAAGTACGCGAAATCGCTGAAACAAAAATGCCTGACCTAAACGCTGCTAGCGTAGAAGCTGCAATGCGTATGGTTGAAGGTACTGCGCGCAGTATGGGTATCGTTATCGAAGACTAA